The Oryzihumus leptocrescens sequence CACGGGCCCGCTGGCGGGGCCCGCTCGAGGGTCTCGAGGTCCTGTGGGTGGGGGTGCGCTGTGACCCCGACGTCGCGGCCGCCCGCGAGGCGGCCCGCGGTGACCGGGTCACCGGCATGGCCCGGTCTCAGGCGGCCCTGGTGCACGCCGGCATGACCTACGACGTCGAGGTCGACACTGCGCGCAGCTCACCCCTGGAGTGCGCGCGGCTGATCGCCGCGCACGCCCGCTGACCGGTATGCCGTGACGCCGGGCCCTCCGCCCCGGTCAGAGCTCCTGGTGCATCACGTGCTGCCCCACCAGGCCGTGGCGGGGGTGGTCGAAGGCCTCCGGCACCGTGCCGATGACGGTGAACCCCAACGCCTTCCAGAGCGTCACCGCCGGGGTGTTGGTCTCGACGACCGCGTTGAACTGCATGCTGCGGTAGCCCACCGCCCGCGCCCAGGCCAGCGCGTGCTCGCCCAGGGCACGTCCGACCCCACGGCCGGTCGCCGTCGGGTCCACCATGAAGCTCGCCGTGGCCACGTGCGAGCCGCGGCCGGGCCGGTTCGGGCCCATCTTGGCCGAGCCGAGCACCCGGTCGCCCTCGACGGCGACGACGGTCCGACCGGGCGGCTGCTCCATCCACCACGGCCGGGCGGTGTCGAGGTCGAGGTCGAGCGGGAAGGCGTAGGACTCCCCCGCCGCCACGATCTGCTGGAAGAACGGCCAGATGCGGGGCCAGTCGTCGTCGGTGGCGTCGCGGATGATCACGGTCGCGACGCTACCGACCGATCCGTCCGTCCCGCACTGCCTTTCGCGCCTCGTCGACCCGGTCCAGCCACTCGTGCACCATCGCCTCGAACACGGCCTGCTGCTCGATCTGCACGTTGTGGCCGGCGCGGTCGAGCACCGCGAAGGTCGCGCGCGGGTAGCGCTCGAACACCTGCCACAGGTCGCGGTAGCCGGTGGAGCTGTCCTGCCGCCCGGTCACGAACAGCGCCGGCCGGTCGAACGGCCGGTCCCCGTCGAGCGGGAACGTCCCGGTCCAGGCCCGGCGGATGCGGTCCAGCGCCGCGGCGTCGGCCACGTCGAGTCCGGTGACGACCTCGTCCTGGGTGCGCTGCCAGGTCACCGCGTCCTGCACCACCGCGATCTCGTCAAACTCCGCGCCGCCACCGCCGACACTCGCCATGAACGCCTCGTCACGGTGCAGCACCCGGTGCCCGGGCACGTCCCGCTCGGCGTGCTCCGCGACCACCATCGGCGCCACCAGCGCCAGCCCCTCGACCCGCTCCGGGTCGGCGGCGGCCAGCCCGCGCGCGAGGTAACCGCCGAAGCTCTCCCCGCACACGGCATACGGGCCGGTCGGCACCAGGGCGGCGACCGCCGCCTGCACCACGCGGAAGACGTCGTCGGTGCCGCGCACCCAGTCCGGGGCCACCGTGCGCCCCATGCCGGGCAGGTCGAGGTAGATGCGGCGCCACTCCTGCCGGCGCTCGAACACCGGCTCGAAGCAGCCGGTCATCAACCGGTGGTCGGGGCTGAACCCGTGCAGCAGCACGGCGGTCGGCACGTCGGGACCCGCGGCCGGCCCGCGGGTCACGTGGTGCACCTGGACGCCGAGGGCGTCGACGAAGTCGCTCACGGGCGTCGAACCTGGACCAGGCGCCGACACCGGCCTGAGCCACGCCGAGTGAGGCAGGGCACACCCATGACAGGGCCGGAGGTCCCGTGCCAACCCGCCCGCCGCGCTGCAAGGCTGTGCGACATGGCTTCCTACCGGTCGACGCGACGGCGGGTCCGGCTCGATGACGACGGCCGGATCCACGTCCCCACCACCCGCTACATCGACAACCTGCTCACCTCGCGCTGGGACGAGATGGTCCTCGACCCGGACGAGGCGCTCGACTTCTTCCGCTCGGGCCTGGTCGCGGTGGAGCAGCTGTGCCCGGACGTCGCCACCCACGGCACCCGCACCGGCGCCCGGCGCCGCGCGTGACGCCCGACTGACGACCCGGCTCAGGGCAGGACGAGCTCCAGGCGTTCGGCGCTGCCGGTGACCTCGGACCCGAGGTCGGCACAGGCCCGACGCAGCCGGCGCTCCACCCAACGGGCGTCGTCTCCGGTGGCGACGTCTGTCCGGGCGAACTCCAGCCGAAGCGGCAGCGCCTCGGCGCGGGCCAGCCGCCCGCCGTCCAGCGTGACCAGCCACAGGACGCCGAGGTCGTTGCGCAGGCGGCGGTCGACGGCGTAGTCGTCGAGGAAGTCCCCGAGGTCGTACAGCACCGGGGCCGCCGCGCCGTGGAAGACGTGCGCCGAGTGCCCGGCGACCACGGTGGCGCCCGCCGCCACGAGGGCGC is a genomic window containing:
- a CDS encoding GNAT family N-acetyltransferase; amino-acid sequence: MIIRDATDDDWPRIWPFFQQIVAAGESYAFPLDLDLDTARPWWMEQPPGRTVVAVEGDRVLGSAKMGPNRPGRGSHVATASFMVDPTATGRGVGRALGEHALAWARAVGYRSMQFNAVVETNTPAVTLWKALGFTVIGTVPEAFDHPRHGLVGQHVMHQEL
- a CDS encoding alpha/beta fold hydrolase is translated as MSDFVDALGVQVHHVTRGPAAGPDVPTAVLLHGFSPDHRLMTGCFEPVFERRQEWRRIYLDLPGMGRTVAPDWVRGTDDVFRVVQAAVAALVPTGPYAVCGESFGGYLARGLAAADPERVEGLALVAPMVVAEHAERDVPGHRVLHRDEAFMASVGGGGAEFDEIAVVQDAVTWQRTQDEVVTGLDVADAAALDRIRRAWTGTFPLDGDRPFDRPALFVTGRQDSSTGYRDLWQVFERYPRATFAVLDRAGHNVQIEQQAVFEAMVHEWLDRVDEARKAVRDGRIGR